The following nucleotide sequence is from Solidesulfovibrio carbinolicus.
GCAATGGCGCGGTGGACATGGGCGAGGCTCAGTCCAGCCAGAGGGTGGGGACGGGGTAGCGGCGCACCAGGGCGTCGCGGCTGACCAGCACCGCGCCCTTGGCCAGGGCATGGGCCACGATGAGGCGGTCCATGGGGTCCTTGTGCAGGGGCGGGAGCAGGGCCGAGGCGATCATCACGTCGGCGTCCGGGGTCAGGACGGCCAGGCCCGAGGCGCGCACCAGTTCGTCTTTCCATCCGGCCACGTCGGGCAGTTCGATGCGCCCCTTTTGGGCCAGAAGCGCCGTTTCCCAAAAGGACACCGCCGACACGGCCAGCCGTCCCGCCCGGCACAGCCGGTCGAGGCGGGTGGCGAAACGCGGCGACAGGCCTTCGCCCAGGCTCCAGAACACCAAGGCGTGGGTGTCCAGGAGATAGCGCTTCACGCCTTGTCCGCCCACAGGTCGTCCATGGGGGCGAAGGCTTCCTCGGCCGGCGCGGTCAGGCGCGGCCGGCGGGTCATGGCGGCGCGCCAATCGGCCGGGGCCTGGGGGGGGCCCTCGCCGGCCGGGCAGACCCGGGCCACGGGCCGGCCGCCGCGCGTGACCAGCACGGTTTCGCCCTGGGACACCTGATCGAAGATGGTGAAAAGGTTTTTGCGCAGTTCGGTGGCGGTGACGATCATGGCCGGCTCCTTGGCGTACACCCATCTTAGCTATGTACATCCCCAGGTGGAGTCAAGACCGGCCGCCGCGCCTTTCCCCGGGACGCCAGAAAAAAGCCCCTGCCGCGCGGGGGCGCGGCAGGGGCTTTACATGGTCGGATTAGCCGCAGCCTACAGCGACAGCGCCCGGTCCAGGCGGGCCAGGGCGCGCTCGCGGCCCAGCACCTCGATGGTCTCGAACAGGCCGGGGCTGGCCGTGACGCCGGTGACGGCCACGCGCAGGGGCTGGGCCACCAGCTTGAACTTCAGTTCGCGCTCTTCCAGATAGCCGGCCACCGCCGCTTCCATGGAGGCATGGTTGAAGCAGCACAGCCCGGCCAACAGTTCGCGCAGATGGGCCAGATGGCCCCGCACCTCGTCGGTGAAGAATTTCTTGACCGCCGCCATGTCGTAGGAAAGCGCCTCGTCGGCCACGACGAAGCATTCGGCCTTCTCGGCCATCTCGGCCATGGTCTGGGCCCGGGGCTGGAGCAGGGGAACGATGCGGGCCAGATAGTCCAGGTCGAGGTTGTCAAAGCCCCGGCGCTCCAGGAAGGCGTTTAACAGCACGGCCAGGCGCGAGGCCGGGCTTTCCTTGATATAATGGGCGTTGAGCCACAACAGCTTGGCCTTGTCGAAGACGGCGGCCGAGGAGCCGAGGTTGTCGGCGGTGAAAAGCGATACCAGCTCCTCGCGGGAAAAGATCTCCTGGTCGCCGTGGGCCCAGCCCAGGCGCACCAGACCGTTTAACATGGCCTCGGGCAAAAAGCCCTCGACCTCGTATTCCATGACGGCCGTGGCCCCGTGGCGCTTGGAGAGCTTTTTCTTGTCCGGCCCGAGGATCATGGGCACGTGGCCGAAGCGGGGCAGATCGAAGCCCAGGGCCTTGTAGATGAGGATCTGGCGCGGGGTGTTGTTGAGATGATCGTCGCCCCGGATGATGTGGGTGACGCCCATGGTGGCGTCGTCCACCACCACGGCCAGGTTGTAGGTGGGCGAGCCGTCGCCCCGGCGCAGCACCATGTCGTCGAGTTCGGCGTTGTCGATGGACACCGGACCCTTGACCATGTCGTCAACCAGGGTGGCCCCGGTGACCGGCGCCTTGAGCCGCACCACCCGGCCCGGGCCGGGGCCAAGGCCGGCTTCGCGGCAGCGGCCGGAATACTTGGGCTTAAGCCCCTTTTGCCGAGCCTGTTCGCGCATGGCCTCGACTTCCTCGGGCGAGCACGAGCACCAGTAGGCGTGGCCGGTCTCCAGCATCTTGTCGATGTGCTCGTTATAGAGGTCGAAGCGCTGGCTCTGGTAGGTGATCTCGCCGTCGTGGTCCAGGCCCAGCCACTCCATGGCGTCCAGGATCGATTGGGTCATGTCGGACTGGGAGCGCTGGAGATCGGTGTCCTCGATGCGCAAAAGAAAGGTGCCGCCGAAGTGGCGGGCCAAGAGCCAGTTGAAGATGGCCGTGCGCGCGCCGCCGATATGCAGGTAGCCGGTGGGGCTTGGGGCGAAGCGGGTGACGATGGTGCTCATGGGGGCTCCGAACGCCCGGGCGGGGAGGCCCCGGCCGGCGTGTGGCGTGGTGTCTTGGGGACCCGGGCCAGGCGTGAGCTGTTGCCGGGTGGGCCGGGAGGTAGCGTATGCGCAAGGTCCCGTCAACAGAAGGGCGGCCGGGAGGTCGGCGCGGCAGGGATGGGCAAAGCGGCCAAGCCGTGCTAGATGGCCGGCAACACGACGGGACCGGCTCACGGCCGGGCCACGGAGTTTCTGAATGCTCAAAAAAACCGTCACCCTGGTTTTGTTCTTTGGCCTGTTTTTCGTCCTGGTCTCGGGGCTGGTGATGTTCACCGCGCCGCCGGCCCGGGTGGCCTCCTGGGCGGACTGGGGCTTTCTTGGCCTGTCGCGCCAGGCCTGGGAAGGGGCGCACCTGGCCATGGGTGTGCTGGTGGTCGCCGCCGGCCTGGTCCACGCCATGCTGCATGTGGACGCCTTCCTCGACCACCTGCGCGACGACGACGGCATGGTGATCGTTTTCACCAAGCCTTTTTTTGCCGGTCTGATCGTCGTGGTCGGCCTGTTCGCCGCCGCCCTGGCCGGCGCGCCGCCCATGGCTCAACTGGCGCGACTGGGCGACCATCTCCAGGAACGGGCCGCCGAGACGTACGGCGAGCCGCCTTATGCCCTGGCCGAGCGCTCGACCCTGGCCGATTTCGCCCGGCGCATGGGCATGGACACGGAAAAGGCGCTGGCGCTGTTGCGGCTGAAAAACATCAAGGCCGACAGCGGCGACCTGACCCTGGCCGAGATCGCCCGGCAAAACCGGGTGGCTCCGGGCGGCGTGTTCGAGGCGCTCAAGATGGTCATGGAGCCGTCGGGCGGCACGACCACCATCACCGGCCTGCCCAAGGAGCCGCCGCCGGGGCTGGGGCGGCGCAAGCTGTCGGACATCTGCGAGGAATACGGCCTGGATCTGGCCCAGGTGCTGGGCCGGTTGTCCACGTCCGGGTTCAAGGCCCAGCCGGCCTGGACCCTGGCCGAGATCGCCAAGGCCAGCAACGTGTTGCCCATTGCCGTCTACGATGCGCTGCGCGCCGAAAAAGCCCCTGCTTCGGTGGCCGTGGAAGTGGCGACCCCGGCTGAGCCGGCCGCGTCCGCGCCGGCGGCTCCGGCCGCCGCGCCATCGGCCGCTGCTCCGGCCCAGCCGGCTGTCCAGGCGGCTCCGGCCGCGCCGGCCCAAGCGGGCCAGCCGGGCCAGGCCCCTGTGTCGCCGCAACCGGTCTATCAGCCCCAGCCGGCCGCGACAGCCCAGCCGTCGGGCCAGCCGGTTCCCGGCTACGCGCCGACTCAGCAACCGCCTGCCGCCGGCTCTCCGCCGTTGGCCGCTCCGGGCTACCAGCCGCCGGCCACGGGCCATGCGCCTGCAACGCCGGGCTACCAGCCGCCGGGCTATGCGCCGATGCCTCCGAGCGGCGCGACGGCGACGCCGGGGCATGCGCCTGCAACGCCGGGCTATGCGCCGTCGGCCCCGGGGAGCCAGCCCGGCTACGCCCCGGCCCAACCGCCGGCCCATGCCGCCCCGGCCGCACCCGTGACGCCGCCGCCGGGCCTGGAAAAGATGATGCTGCAAAGCTTTTGCCGGGAATACGACATTCCGCTGTCCGTGGCCGTGCAGCGTCTGGGCCGGCATCGCATCACGGCCTTTGGCGACATGAGTTTCGAGGAGCTGGCGCTGGAAAACAACCGCACTCCGGCTGACATCATGCGGCTGGTGACGACGCCCTAGCTGGCGCTCACCCCGGCGCAACGCGAAACGGCCGTCCCCTTCGGGACGGCCGTTTCGCATTGGGCCCATATGGGGGGTCCGGGGGCCTCAGGCCCCCGGCCGCCGGAGGCATTCTTCTCTTTCTTACTTACTTACTTACTTACTTACAACGGCGGCCGCACTTCGACGCGGTTGCGGCCGGCGGATTTGGCTTGGTAGAGGGCGGCGTCCGAGGCGGCGAGCAGGGTTTCGGGTTCCAGGTCCATGTTGGGGACCACGCCGGAGATGCCGATGCTGACGGTGACGATGTCAGCGACGGGGGAGCTGGCGTGTTCGATGTTGGCGGCCCGGACGTTGCCCCGGATGATGCCGGCGATGGACAGGGCTCCGGCCAGATCGGTGCCGGGCAGCAAGGCCACGAATTCCTCGCCGCCGTAGCGGGCGGCGAAGTCGCCGGGGCGCTTGAGGGCTTCGACGATGGCTTCGGCCACCCGGCGCAGGCACAGGTCGCCTTGCAGGTGTCCGTAGGTGTCGTTGTAGAGCTTGAAACAGTCGATGTCGATCATCAGCGCCGAAAGCGGCGTGCCGTCGCGGCGCGAGCGCAGCCATTCCTTGCGGAAGGCGTCCTCGAAGCAGCGGCGGTTGGGCACGCCGGTCAGCCCGTCCTGGTTGGAGAGCTGTTCGAATTTGCGGGTGAGCGCTTCGAGTTCGCGCTCGCGGGCCTTGCGCTGGTCCATCTCCTCCTTGAGGCGAAGGGCCGAGCGCACCCGGGCGCGCAGTTCCATGCTGTTGACGGGCTTGGCCAAAAAGTCCATGGCCCCGGCCTCGAAGGCGCGCTCCAGGCTGGCCGCTTCGTCCTTGACCGTGACGATGATGATGGGGATGTCGCGCAGCCTGGGGTCGGCTTTGATCAGGCGCGTGGCGTCGATGCCGTCCATGTCGGGCATCACCACGTCCATGAGGATGAGGTCGATGTCCGGGGCTTCGCCGCGCTGGCAGCGCTCGTCGAGCAGGGTGAGCGCTTCGCCGGCCGAACCGGCGCACAGGGGATCGACGTATCCGGCTCCCTTGAGGATGGTGGACAGCAGCAGCCGTGAGGAGTCGGAGTCATCGACGATGAGGATGTTCATGCCGGTTCCGGAAAGGCGGTGCGCTTTGCGTGGCGCAGTGTGCCCGAAGACGACGGCGGTGTGGTCGGTGCTGCTGATCAAGTGTGGCCCGCGTCTGGGACGTTATTTCTTACGATGCTGATATGCCGGATTGGCGGAAAAATGCAACCGTCAACCATGGGCTTGCACGCCCAGTCGGGCGGCCAGGATTTCCATGGAGGCTGCGTCGGCCAGTTCAAAACGCAGCGGCGTCAGGGTGATGTGGCCCTTGGTGAGAAGCGCCCGGTCGCTGTCCGGGGTGAGCGCCTCGGGGGGGATGACGCCGGTGAGCCAGTGGTAGTCGCGGCCGCGCGGGTCTTGCCTGGTGACGTACCAGTCGTTGTACACGGCCTGGGTGGGCGGGCACAGGGCCAGGGGCAGGGTTTCGGCGATGGGGCGCTTGGGGAAATTGAGGTTGAGCACGGTGCGCGGGGCGAGCGCCTCCCAGGGCCGGCCGGCGATGAAGTCGGCCACGTAGGCCCCTTGCTCCCGCAGATCGACCGGGGCGAAGTCGTCGGCCGAGACGGCCACGGCCGGATAGCCCATGAGCGCCCCTTCGGTGGCGGCCGAGACCGTGCCGGAATAGAGGATGTCCACGCCGACGTTGGCTCCGGCGTTGATGCCCGAGACCACGAGGTCGGGCTTGTCCTGCATGAGCGTGGTGAGCGCGAGCTTGACGCAGTCGGCCGGGGTGCCGGACACGCCAAGGCCCCGAAAGCCGTTTTCCACGAATTCCTTGACCCGCAGCGGCGAAGCGATGGTGATGGCGTGGCCCACGGCCGATTGTTCGGAAATGGGCGCGGCCACCAGCACGTCGTGGCCGGCGTCGATAAGCCCTTTATAGAGATGGCGGATGCCGACGGCCTGGATGCCGTCGTCATTGGTGAGCAGAATGCGCATGAGGCCTCCTGCCGGCGGGATTTCCGGCCGAGGCACTATGCCCAAGGCGGCGGCGGTTGACAACCGCCGGCCGGCCGGGCAACGTCGCCGGCCAAGATGCCCCAACCGGGCGACAATGCCCGCGATGACCCGGCGCGCGCCTACCCACATGGAAAAAAACATCTTCGTCAAGGATCTTGTCGCCGGCCAGGGCGTGGCCGAGGTGTTCTGCCTCGGCGGCGCGCGGCTGGGCCAAGCGAAAAACGGGCCGTTCTGGACGCTTGTCTTGGAAGACGTCACCGGCCAGATCGAGGCCAAGATCTGGAGTCCGGCCGCCAGCCTCTATGCCGATCTGGCCCCGGGCCAGTTCGTGCGGGTGGAAGGCCAGGTCGGGGCCTACCGCGACCGGCCGCAAGTCAACATCGAGCGGCTGGCCGTGCTCTCTCCCGAGGACGACGTCCCGGACCTCTCGCTTTTTGTGCCCACCAGCGCCGAGCCGCCCGAGGTGCTGCTGGAAAAGCTCATGGAACTGTGCCGGGCCGAGATCGCCCACGCGCCCTGGCGCAAGTTCACGGCCAAGGTGCTCGGCCATGCCGAATTCCGGGAGCGCCTCATCGAGGCCCCCGGGGCCAAGAGCGTCCACCATTCCTACCGGGGCGGCCTGCTGGAGCACACCCTGGCCGTGGCCCGGCTGGCCCTTTCCATCTGTGACCGCTATCCGGCCCTGGACCGCGACACGCTTCTCGCCGCCGCCGTCTGCCACGACCTGGGCAAGGCCTGGGAGCTGACCTCCGGCCCGGGCCGGGACTACACCGACGCCGGACGGCTTTTGGGCCACATCGTCATCGCCATGGAACTACTTGAGCCGATCCTCAAAAAAAGCGGCGTGGAGCCGGAACTGGCCCTGCATTTCAAGCACATCCTTTTGGCCCACCACGGCGAATACGAGTTCGGTTCGCCGCGTCGGCCCAAGACCGCCGAGGCCTTTGCCCTGCATTTCGCCGACAACATCGACGCCAAGATGAACCAGATTTTCGGGGTCTTCGGCGACGAGGAAGAGGCCGGGGGCTGGTCGCCCTATGTGC
It contains:
- a CDS encoding 3'-5' exoribonuclease YhaM family protein; its protein translation is MEKNIFVKDLVAGQGVAEVFCLGGARLGQAKNGPFWTLVLEDVTGQIEAKIWSPAASLYADLAPGQFVRVEGQVGAYRDRPQVNIERLAVLSPEDDVPDLSLFVPTSAEPPEVLLEKLMELCRAEIAHAPWRKFTAKVLGHAEFRERLIEAPGAKSVHHSYRGGLLEHTLAVARLALSICDRYPALDRDTLLAAAVCHDLGKAWELTSGPGRDYTDAGRLLGHIVIAMELLEPILKKSGVEPELALHFKHILLAHHGEYEFGSPRRPKTAEAFALHFADNIDAKMNQIFGVFGDEEEAGGWSPYVRTLERYLYNPPRAPRPEAPRPAKPKEKDVHQCLLPLKA
- the gltX gene encoding glutamate--tRNA ligase; protein product: MSTIVTRFAPSPTGYLHIGGARTAIFNWLLARHFGGTFLLRIEDTDLQRSQSDMTQSILDAMEWLGLDHDGEITYQSQRFDLYNEHIDKMLETGHAYWCSCSPEEVEAMREQARQKGLKPKYSGRCREAGLGPGPGRVVRLKAPVTGATLVDDMVKGPVSIDNAELDDMVLRRGDGSPTYNLAVVVDDATMGVTHIIRGDDHLNNTPRQILIYKALGFDLPRFGHVPMILGPDKKKLSKRHGATAVMEYEVEGFLPEAMLNGLVRLGWAHGDQEIFSREELVSLFTADNLGSSAAVFDKAKLLWLNAHYIKESPASRLAVLLNAFLERRGFDNLDLDYLARIVPLLQPRAQTMAEMAEKAECFVVADEALSYDMAAVKKFFTDEVRGHLAHLRELLAGLCCFNHASMEAAVAGYLEERELKFKLVAQPLRVAVTGVTASPGLFETIEVLGRERALARLDRALSL
- a CDS encoding diguanylate cyclase, encoding MNILIVDDSDSSRLLLSTILKGAGYVDPLCAGSAGEALTLLDERCQRGEAPDIDLILMDVVMPDMDGIDATRLIKADPRLRDIPIIIVTVKDEAASLERAFEAGAMDFLAKPVNSMELRARVRSALRLKEEMDQRKARERELEALTRKFEQLSNQDGLTGVPNRRCFEDAFRKEWLRSRRDGTPLSALMIDIDCFKLYNDTYGHLQGDLCLRRVAEAIVEALKRPGDFAARYGGEEFVALLPGTDLAGALSIAGIIRGNVRAANIEHASSPVADIVTVSIGISGVVPNMDLEPETLLAASDAALYQAKSAGRNRVEVRPPL
- a CDS encoding type II toxin-antitoxin system Phd/YefM family antitoxin — encoded protein: MIVTATELRKNLFTIFDQVSQGETVLVTRGGRPVARVCPAGEGPPQAPADWRAAMTRRPRLTAPAEEAFAPMDDLWADKA
- the surE gene encoding 5'/3'-nucleotidase SurE; translated protein: MRILLTNDDGIQAVGIRHLYKGLIDAGHDVLVAAPISEQSAVGHAITIASPLRVKEFVENGFRGLGVSGTPADCVKLALTTLMQDKPDLVVSGINAGANVGVDILYSGTVSAATEGALMGYPAVAVSADDFAPVDLREQGAYVADFIAGRPWEALAPRTVLNLNFPKRPIAETLPLALCPPTQAVYNDWYVTRQDPRGRDYHWLTGVIPPEALTPDSDRALLTKGHITLTPLRFELADAASMEILAARLGVQAHG
- a CDS encoding type II toxin-antitoxin system VapC family toxin, whose product is MKRYLLDTHALVFWSLGEGLSPRFATRLDRLCRAGRLAVSAVSFWETALLAQKGRIELPDVAGWKDELVRASGLAVLTPDADVMIASALLPPLHKDPMDRLIVAHALAKGAVLVSRDALVRRYPVPTLWLD
- a CDS encoding DUF4405 domain-containing protein yields the protein MLKKTVTLVLFFGLFFVLVSGLVMFTAPPARVASWADWGFLGLSRQAWEGAHLAMGVLVVAAGLVHAMLHVDAFLDHLRDDDGMVIVFTKPFFAGLIVVVGLFAAALAGAPPMAQLARLGDHLQERAAETYGEPPYALAERSTLADFARRMGMDTEKALALLRLKNIKADSGDLTLAEIARQNRVAPGGVFEALKMVMEPSGGTTTITGLPKEPPPGLGRRKLSDICEEYGLDLAQVLGRLSTSGFKAQPAWTLAEIAKASNVLPIAVYDALRAEKAPASVAVEVATPAEPAASAPAAPAAAPSAAAPAQPAVQAAPAAPAQAGQPGQAPVSPQPVYQPQPAATAQPSGQPVPGYAPTQQPPAAGSPPLAAPGYQPPATGHAPATPGYQPPGYAPMPPSGATATPGHAPATPGYAPSAPGSQPGYAPAQPPAHAAPAAPVTPPPGLEKMMLQSFCREYDIPLSVAVQRLGRHRITAFGDMSFEELALENNRTPADIMRLVTTP